CAAAATTTCCAGATTCTCTATGAGCTTGCAGATACAATAGGTGCAACAGTTGGAGGTACACGTGATGTGGTTGAAGCGGGCTGGCTGCCTCACGAGCTTCAAATTGGTCAAACAGGTGAGACGGTAACACCTAAAATTTATTTCGCTATTGCCTTGTCTGGAGCCATTCAGCATGTTGTAGGTATGAAAAACTCTGATTTAATCATCGCCATTAACAAGGATCCAAATGCTCCAATTTTTGATGTGGCCACATATGGAATAGTAGGAGATGCAATGGAAATAGTACCTAAGTTAATTGAGCAATTTAAGCAGCTGAGAAATGAAAAAGGCGGTGAAATGAGCTATGCCAGAAAAATTTGATGTCATTGTGGTTGGGGCGGGTCCTGCAGGGACTTCATGTGCACTTGTATGCGCCCAAAAAGGCTTAAACGTATTGCTTATTGAGAGAGGAGAATATCCAGGAAGCAAAAACGTAATGGGCGGGGTACTATATCGGAAGCAAATGGAAGAGTTGATTCCAGAGTTTTGGAAAGAAGCTCCACTTGAGAGACCAGTTATCGAACAGCGTTTTTGGATGATGGATAAGGAATCTGTTGTTCAATTTGGTTACAAAGGTCTTGAATGGGGTATTGAACCATATAATAACTTTACGGTATTACGAGCGCAATTTGACCAATGGTTTGCGAAAAAAGCTGTTGAAGCAGGTGCTCTATTAATCAATGAAACGGTTGTAACGGAATGTATTGTAGAAAACGGTAAGGTTATTGGTATTCGAACAGACCGGCCAAATGGGGAAGTCTATGCGGATGTGGTTGTCCTAGCAGATGGTGTAAATTCACTACTCTCCAAGCAGCTAGGCTTTCATAAAGAATTCCGTCCGGATGAAGTGGCCTTAACGGTAATGGAAGTTATTAATTTACCGAAAGAAAAAATTAATGATCGCTTCAATCTAGAGGATAACCAAGGATGTACCATTGAGATTTTCGGTGATTCAACCAAGGGAAACCTTGGTACAGCCTTTTTATACACCAATAAGGACAGCTTAAACATTGGGGTTGGTACAACTCTATCAAGCATGATTAAAGCAAAACTGAAGCCATATGACCTCTTAGACTATTTAAAGACACATCCAATGGTTAAACCAATGCTGGCAGGCGGAGAATCCGCAGAATACCTTGCCCATCTTATTCCAGAAGGAGGATATCGTTCTGTACCAAAGGTAGCTGGAAATGGTGTATTGGTTGTTGGTGACGCTGCTCAGTTAGTTAACGCCATCCATCGTGAAGGTTCGAACATGGCAATGCATTCAGGGTTACTTGCTGCTGAAACTGTAATAGAGGCGAAGTACCGCGGAGACTTCTCGGAATCTAGCTTAAATCTCTACCGTCAAAAGCTTTATGATAGCTTCATAATCAAAGATTTAGAGAAATATAAAGACGCAACACATACATTTGAGAATAACCCACAATATTTTAAAGAATACGTACCGATGATGAACAAAGCAATGAGCAAATTCTTTACAGTTGACGGAACACCAAAACGTGAAAAACAAAAAGAAATTATGAAGAGTGTAACATCAGAAAGAGGAACGATTAAAGTAATACAAGATATTTATCGAGCTTGGAAGGCGGTGAAATAATGTCAACTAAGAATATTGAAGAAAAACAGTACCTTCTTCGATTTAAGGCTGATACGAAGTCACATTTAACCGTAATGGACGATGATATTTGTGCTACACAATGCCCAGATAAAATTTGTACCATTTTCTGTCCAGCTGAAGTGTACAAATGGGAAGGATTAAGGATGCAGGTTGGTTATGAGGGCTGTCACGAATGCGGAAGCTGTCGAATAGGCTGCCCATATCAAAATATCAAATGGGAATATCCAAAGGGCGGACATGGAATTGTCTTCCGTCTAGCATAATATTAAAGGTGTTGCTTGCGCTTGCGAGCAGCACCTATTTTTATTGTTAAGGAAGGTTACTCATAAAGTAAGTAGTAAGTAGATGAGAGCCCAAGAACTGCAAAAAAGAAGAAGGAGCGGTCACTCATAGCGTGGATGAGAACCCGTGAATAGCGAAAAAAAGGAAGGGCAGTCAATCATAGTTTGGCAAGGGAACCCTAGGCTATGTAGTTTGATTTCACTATTTGTGGGTTTATTCACAAGTAAGGGTAAAAAGAAGGTGAAGCAAAAGGGGATATTTTTAGAGGATTAACTTATTTTTTCTTGAAGGTTTAAGGTGGAGAGTTGATCTTGTTTACTTGACGAAACCAATGAGCAAGCAAGCTCATGTGCATGATCCATAGAATTCATAATTGGAGAACAATAGAAAGGTTTCTTCCAATTAAAATCACCATCATAATTAGAGTGATAGATACTTACTTTCCAATGATAGTATATCTTTGCCTGTGGGAGCTGCACTCCTTCAACAGCAATAAGCCAATGTGTAGAAGGTGAATCCAAGTCAAAAGATTCGTATTTCTTTAGTGCGAGTAGGTCATTAAAACCAATTGGTATCAAAGCCTTTTGATAAAAGTCATGGTAATTAGGGGTTTTCATGTTCTAGCCCTCCCTTTTATGTTCTAACTATATTATATGATAGTTTATGAGTTTTTTTGAGGTTAAATGTTAAAATTTTTCGAAAATATAAAGCGCATTCATAACATGTTCCTTTATTTGTATAGATGTGACTGGTGTCACTTCATTTATTAAGACTAACTTTTATACTAAAAACAAATTAATGAAGAAGAGGTGTATGCAGATGAGCGGCTGTATGAGCAGTTTTGGCGAGATGTCTCCTGTAGAACTAAGTAAAGGACTTAATCAATTAAAGTCTGAGCATCCTCCGTTATTAGCACAATTAGAGGGATTATTCAAATTAACCAAGCAAATCGAAGAAGATTCTACTAGTGAGAATACCTTTGAAGAATTGATTAATAAGGTTAATGAATTTAAGGCAGCACTTGATCCTCATTCAGAACGAGAAGAAGGTGTTCTATTTCCAATGATGGGTGTATATATAGGGACAGCCTCTGGACCTATTGCAGTTATGGAATATGAACATGATCAAGCTAAGGCAAAAATTCATGAATTTCTAGAAAAAGCTGCTTGCACCCAAACCGATGAGGAGAAGAAAAAATCAGCCGAATTAGTCAAGAATGCTTACTACATTTTAACGGAGCACTTTGCTAAAGAAGAAAATGTCCTTTTCCCTATGGCAGAGCATATGCTTTCAGATGATGAAAAAGAAGAACTGTACCAAAAAATTCAGGAAATAAAATAAGGATGGGCTATCAGGCCCATCCTTATTCTAATTCTCTTGATTCCATTTTTGTACCATTTGATCACTTGGAAGGAGGAAGGCCAATAATCCAAGTAATGGCAGAAATCCAATCGAAGAAACCATTGCTGACATACTAAATAAATCTGCTAAATATCCAAGTCCTACTGAACCGATTGCCCCCATACCAAAGGCGAGTCCCACGGTTAGTCCAGACATTGTCCCGATTTTTCCAGGGACAAGCTCTTGTGCAAAAACTACAGTAACTGAAAAATTGGTCATTAATATAAATCCTGTAAGCATAAGAAAGATAAATGCAATAAAAGATGGTACAAAAGGAATAAGTATAGAAAATGGTATAGTCAGTAACATGGAAACAGATATTAATTTTTTCTTCCCGAACCGGTCAGCCAACGGGCCTCCAAAAAAAGTACCAAAGGCACCAGCGATTAAAAACGCAAATAGGAAAAGCTGTGATTCCTTAATCGTTAGGGAGTATTCTTCTATTGCAAAGAAAGCGTAAAAATTAGTCATCCCCGATATATACCATGACCTTGCAAATATCAGTAGTAGAATTAAAAATAGTGATTGCTTAACCTTTTTTGAAAGACCAGCTTTTTTACTTGACATTGAATTTTTCTTTTTTATTATAGGCAGGTTTTCAACTAATCTCTGTTTATACCAATTAGCGATGTAGATTAATAACAATACTGCTAATGCGGCAACTAGCGAAAACCATGAAGCACCTTGCTGTCCAAGTGGGACAAGGATGAGTGCTGTGATTAGTGGAGCTAATGCCTGCCCCGTATTACCGCCTACTTGATAAATAGATTGTGCCAGTCCTCTTCTTTTCCCTGCAGCCATAAAGGCTACCCTTGATCCTTCAGGATGAAAAATAGCTGACCCAAGCCCAATAAAAATGACTGAAAGAACAATCATACCGAAGGACGGAGCAAACGCCATTCCAAGAACACCACCCAATGTTAGGGTAAGTCCAATTGGTAATGCGAAAGGCATTGGTCTTTTATCTGTGACGAAGCCAACTACTGGCTGTAACACAGACGAAACCATATTTAAGGAAAAGGCAATAATTCCAAGCTGAGTAAAGGATAAACCCATTGATTTCTCTAGAATTGGAAACATCGCTGGGACAACAGCTTGTATGGCATCATTAAGTAAATGACAAAGCCCGATGATAAAAAGAATATTAAACATTGTCGTGTCTGCGGTCTTAGTTGTTTTTGCAGACACTGTAGCAGGTTGACCCATTAACTAGCACCTCATTTATGAAATTATCAAACTCTTAATAATCCTATCTTACATAAATTCTATAGAAATGAGAAACGGAATGTTTCTAAGTCCGGAATATTTAAATATAATTAAGTAGAAAGGGAATTATGAATGAAAAAGGGGAGTATGAATGGAGAAATCAGTTGAAATTTTATTTACAGAAACTATTCTTAAGGGCTTTTTAAAGGTTTTCGAATTACAAACAGAGGTAAAAAAACTTGGAGATTTTGAGAATTATGTGTTTGAGGTAAATAGTTCAGACAAACCTGTAATTCTGAGAATCACTCATATTTCTCACCGAAGTAAGGATGAAATTCTTGCTGAACTCGAATGGATGAATTATTTAAACAAACAAAACATAAATTGCCCAGAAGCATTCCCATCATCCAATAATCAATTAATTGAAACACTACCAGCAGGTGACGGTTCATGTTTTTTTGCTTGTCTCTTTTCAAAAGTACCTGGTTATCCTGTAAAAATAAAATCATCGGAATTTAATGACCAGTTATTCCATGCTTGGGGTGAAGCCATTGGTCAGATGCATGCTGTCACAAAGAATTACCAGCCAAGTAAAGAGAGAAAGCTTCGTCCGACTTGGGTGGATGAGGAGCTCCTTGATATTGAAATCTATGTTCCAAATGAAAATGAGATTATCAAGAATACAAAACTGTTAATAAATAAATTGAAATCGCTTCCGGTAAAGAAGGATAATTTTGGACTAATCCACAGTGATGTCCATTCAGGGAACTTTTTTTATGATGGTGAATCTGTTCATGTATTTGATTTTGATGATTGTAGCTATCATTGGTTTGCCTCAGATATTGCTATCCCGCTTTATTATTCAATTATGTACGGATATCAGGATGCAAGTGAACGTGAGCGGGAACAGTTTGCTACGAATTTTCTTGCACATTTTATTAAAGGATATGAGCAGCACAATACCTTGCCAAAGTGTTGGAAGGAGCAGCTCCCGTTGTTTTTTATGCTGAGGGACGTTACTCTTTATTCTGTTTTACATAAAAAAATCTCACCGGAAGAAAGAGATGATACTATAAATAAAATGCTAGAAGCATTGAAATCAAGAATCATAAAAAAAGAACCGATTGTAAATCTATGTTAAATTGACACCACCTCAAAAATTTCTTATAATAATCTTGAAGTCGAGATAAAAAGAAAAGCGGAAGCCCCTAGATAATTTGATAAGCGTAAGCTTAATAAAAAGGATGAGTTTTTATGGAAAATGATACAGTATCTCAATCATTGAAGCTATTTATCGTTCTTTCAAGAGCATATAAAGCGATTAATGAACATGTTAATAAAGTGATTCAAGCAAGTGGCTTAAACCCGACTGAATTTGCCGTATTAGAGCTTTTATATCACAAAGGTGATCAGCCAATGCAGCAAATTGGCGGGAAAATATTACTTGCAAGCGGCAGTATCACTTACGTAGTAGATAAATTGGAACAAAAAGGACTGTTGATTAGGATAGCATGTCCGAATGACAGACGTGTTACGTTCGCACAAATTACAGAGAAAGGGAAAGACTTTATTCAAGAGATTTTCCCAGAACATGCGCAGCAAATCCATTCACTAATGTCTAGTTTAACTGATTCCGAAAAACTAGAAGCCATTGAATTATTAAAGAAACTAGGATTGCCTGCGGGTAAATTTTAATACGGCTCATGCCGTATTTTTTCTTTTTTAAAGGAATATTAATGGAAAGTGTTGAATTGATTATAGTTGAAATTTTTTAACTAAAGGGGATGTTTCAATGAGATTTGAAGAGTATACATATATCCGTCCAAACCTAGAAAGTATTACAGGGAGATTTGAGGGTGCAATAGAAAAATTTAAAAATGCAAATTCAGTAGAAGAGCAAAGCTTGGCGATGAACGAAGTAAATGAAATTAGAAATGATATTGGCACGATGTTTAATCTCTGCTATATTCGCCATTCCGTTGACACAAACGATGAATTTTATAAAACAGAGCAAGATTATATGGATGAAATGCAGCCAGAAATCGAGGGGCTGGTTACAAAATATTATCAGGAGCTTGTTCAGTCCAAGTTTCGCGCGGAATTAGAAGCTAAATTGGGCAAACAATTATTTGCCTTAGCGGAAGGGCAATTAAAGACCTTTAAACCAGAAATAGTTCCTTTATTACAAAAAGAGAATCGCCTTTCAACTCAGTATACAAAACTAATTGCTTCTGCAAAAATTATTTTTGAAGGGGAAGAACGTACCCTAGCGCAATTAGAGCCTTTTACTGAATCAACAGATAGGGAAATGAGAAAGCGCGCAAATGAAGCGAAGTTTGGATTTTTAGCTGAACATGAAGAAGAACTCGACCGAATTTATGATGATCTTGTTAAAATTAGAACTGAAATTGCCCATGCTTTGGGGTATAAAAATTTTGTCGAGCTTGGCTACTACCGAATGATGAGAACTGACTACAATTCTGAGATGGTTGCGAATTTCCGTCAGCAAGTGAAGGATTTTATTGTGCCAATTGCAACCTCTTTAAAAGCGCGGCAACAAGAACGAATTGGCGTGGAAAAATTAAGATATTTTGATGAAGGCTTCAAATATCAAACAGGCAATGCTGTACCAAAGGGCAATCCTGAATGGATTATTGAAAACGGACAAAAAATGTATGAAGATCTTTCAAAGGAAACAGGGGAGTTCTTCCAATTTATGCAGGATAACAACCTCATGGATCTTGTGGCAAAGAAGGGGAAAGCTGGTGGAGGTTATTGTACATTCATTGAAAACTACAAAGCTCCGTTTATCTTTTCCAATTTTAATGGGACTTCTGGGGATATTGACGTACTTACACATGAAGCAGGGCATGCATTCCAGGTTTATTCAAGCAGGAATTTTGAAATTCCTGAATATTATTGGCCAACCTATGAAGCTTGTGAAATTCATTCGATGAGTATGGAGTTTTTTACTTGGCCATGGATGGAGTTATTCTTTGAAGAGGATACAGATAAATATAAATTTTCACACTTAAGTGATGCTTTATTATTCCTGCCATATGGTGTTTCTGTTGATGAATTCCAACACTGGGTATATGAAAATTGGGAGGCGTCACCTAAGGAACGAAAGCAGCAATGGCGCGAAATTGAAAAGAAATATTTACCTCATAAAGAGTATGACGGGAATACTTATTTAGAGAATGGTGGTTTCTGGCAGCGTCAAGGTCATATTTTTAACTCACCTTTCTATTATATTGATTATACGTTAGCGCAAATCTGTGCCTTCCAATTTTGGAAACGTTCAAGAGAAAACCAAAAAGAGGCTTGGATTGATTATGTAAATCTTTGCAAGCTTGGTGGCAGTATGTCATTTACAAGACTTGTGAAAGAAGCTAATCTAATTTCACCATTTGAGGATGGCTGCGTACAGTCTGTTGTTGGTGAGATAGAGACATGGTTAAATTCTATTGAGGACCAAAAACTATAATAATAAATGAAAAGCGAAGCCCACAAGGCTTCGCTTTTCTATTAACAAACTTTTATATTTCCTGCAGTAACAATCAGACGGCCATCTTCGATGGTAGCAGATAAATTATCTGCCTCAGGCTGATCGAGGATAAAGTCTGCAATGTTATCCTCAATATGCTCTTGAATCACTCTACGGAGCGGACGTGCACCAAATGCTGGATGATAGCCTAACTCTGCTAGTTTTTCTTTTGCTTCTAGGGTAATAGTAAATTCAATATTTTGCTCTTTTAGGGTTTCCTTTAAATCATTTATCATTAAATCAACAATCTGCATGATGTGTTCTTTGTCAAGTGAGTTAAATTCTATAATACTATCAAAACGATTTAAAAACTCTGGCTTAAAGAAGCTGCCCAGTGAATCTAAGATAGAAGCTTCTTCTATTGCGTCATTGGTACCAAAACCAACATGGATCGTTTTGTGTCCTACCCCAGCATTACTTGTCATGATAATAACTGAATCCTTAAAGCTAACTGTTCTTCCTTGACTGTCTGTAAGACGCCCGTCCTCGAGAATTTGCAAAAACATATGCTGGACATCTGGATGGGCCTTCTCAATTTCATCCAATAAAATAATGTTGTATGGATTTCTTCGTACCTTTTCAGTCAGTTGCCCGGCTTCATCATGACCAACATAGCCTGGTGGTGAACCTATTAGTTTAGAAATGCTGTGTTTTTCCATATATTCGCTCATATCGAGACGAATCATTGCTTCCGTTGAACCAAACAGTTCTTCGGCGAGCGATTTGGAGAACTCTGTTTTACCAACTCCCGTTGGACCGACAAAAAGGAAAGAGCCAATCGGACGATTCTTTGATTTTAAGCCGGCGCGGCTTCTTCTTATCGCCTTTGTAACCTTTTCGACCACCTTTTTCTGACCGATGACTTTTGTATTTAGGTTTTCTTCAAGGTGCTTCAGCTTTTGCTGCTCATCCTCTTGTAATTTGCCAACAGGAATACCGGTCTTTTGTTCAATAATTTCTTGAATATGTGATACCTCGATAACCGGTCTGCTGATTTCTGAAGTTTCATTTAATGATTTTTCCAGCTTAGCTTCTTCGTCACGAAGTGCTGCTGCTAATTCATAGTTTTCATTCTTAAGGGCCATATCTTTTTGAACAGCTAATTCTTTTAATCGGTTCTCTATCTGATCCATGCTAATACCATCAGAAGTAAGGTTTAATTTAGATCCGGCTTCATCCAGTAAGTCAATAGCCTTATCCGGCAGGAAACGATCCTGGATATAACGCTGTGACAATTGAACACATGCTTTCAGTGCAGCATCAGAATAAGTTACTTCATGAAAGTCCTCATATTTTTTCTTGATTCCTTTTAAGATTTCAATGGCTGCCTTGGGTGTTGGTTCAGCAACCTGAACGGGCTGGAAACGACGTTCTAAAGCAGCGTCTTTTTCAATTTGGCGGTATTCCTTCAAAGTAGTTGCACCAACTAGTTGAAGTTCACCGCGTGCGAGAGCTGGTTTTAAGATATTTCCTGCATCCATTGATCCTTCTGCAGAACCTGCCCCCACTAGGAGGTGGATCTCATCAATAAATAGGATAATATTTTTACGCTCCTGTAATTCTGCAATCAATTGCTTCATTCTATCTTCAAACTGACCTCGAATACCTGTATTGGCGACCAATGAAGCAACATCTAGCAAATATACTTCTTTATTTTTTAATTTAGCCGGCACTTGACCATCGACAATTTTCATTGCCAGTCCTTCAGCGATAGCGGTTTTTCCGACACCTGGTTCACCAATTAACACCGGATTATTTTTATTGCGTCGATTTAATATTTCAATAATCCTTTTAACCTCACCATCACGGCCAACTACAGGATCAATCAAGCCGGCTTTGGCCATATGGGTTAAATTACGTCCAAATTGATCAATAAAGCCACCAACATTACGCTGAGAAGCCTGTTGCTTCCTCTTTGGCTGGATTTTTTCATTAGGATTCATATTCAAAAATAGGTCTTCTAATGGAAAACCAGGAAAGGAGTTCATTTTAGGAGTTAAGCCAGTACTGATTTTATTTTTATTGGCTGCATAACATTCATGACACAGCTTCAAATCACTGTGAGCTCCGTTAATATTTAGATTTAATTGAACAGTGGCTTGGTCTTCTTTACACAATTGACAAAGCATAAAATAAAACCTCCCTAAAGATATAATAATTTTTTTGACTTTGACTATATTTGACCTTATGCAAATAGTATAATTTGACCTTCCTTGACTTTCAAGTAGACTGCTTATGGTAATTTCTTCAAAAGAGAAATTGACCTCATTTTAAAAAAGCTCGTCTTTGTTTGTCCCTTTGCTCATATATTGAATTTAAGGGGGAGATGAGGTGAAAAGAAATTGGTCAGCTGCTTTCCAAATCGCCGCAGTCTACGTTGGTACAGTTGTTGGTGCGGGATTTGCTACAGGGAGAGAAATCGTTGAGTTTTTCTCACGGTTTGGCTTCATTGGGTTTTTAAGTATATTATTGAGTGGCTACCTCCTTATCGTATTAGGGTCAAAGTTGATGAGAATTGCTGCTCGGATTAATGCCGTTTCGTATCAGGAATTTAATGTACACTTGTTTGGGAAATGGGCAGGCAGCGGTATTAATATAATCATGCTTTTTATGCTTTTAGGAGTAACTGCTGTAATGCTTGCAGGTGCAGGAGCGGTCTTTGAGGAACAATTGGGTCTTTCAAAGAATTTAGGAGTGTTTATTACAATTTTTTTATCTTTTTTAGTAATGCTTGTCGGTACAAAGGGTCTATTCGCAGTCAATTCATTTGTGGTACCCATTATGGTTTGCTTCAGTCTTATGTTAATGACACTTTCTATTAAACAGTCAGACTTTTTGAATCACTTATTATTTGTACCTCATGCGGAGGATGGCTGGAAAAGTATCTTAGCACCTTTTTCATATACAGCTTTAAACCTTGCTTTGGCACAAGCAGTACTTGTTCCGATTGCGAATGAAATTAAGGAT
This Neobacillus sp. YX16 DNA region includes the following protein-coding sequences:
- a CDS encoding FAD-dependent oxidoreductase, whose amino-acid sequence is MPEKFDVIVVGAGPAGTSCALVCAQKGLNVLLIERGEYPGSKNVMGGVLYRKQMEELIPEFWKEAPLERPVIEQRFWMMDKESVVQFGYKGLEWGIEPYNNFTVLRAQFDQWFAKKAVEAGALLINETVVTECIVENGKVIGIRTDRPNGEVYADVVVLADGVNSLLSKQLGFHKEFRPDEVALTVMEVINLPKEKINDRFNLEDNQGCTIEIFGDSTKGNLGTAFLYTNKDSLNIGVGTTLSSMIKAKLKPYDLLDYLKTHPMVKPMLAGGESAEYLAHLIPEGGYRSVPKVAGNGVLVVGDAAQLVNAIHREGSNMAMHSGLLAAETVIEAKYRGDFSESSLNLYRQKLYDSFIIKDLEKYKDATHTFENNPQYFKEYVPMMNKAMSKFFTVDGTPKREKQKEIMKSVTSERGTIKVIQDIYRAWKAVK
- a CDS encoding 4Fe-4S dicluster domain-containing protein — its product is MSTKNIEEKQYLLRFKADTKSHLTVMDDDICATQCPDKICTIFCPAEVYKWEGLRMQVGYEGCHECGSCRIGCPYQNIKWEYPKGGHGIVFRLA
- a CDS encoding hemerythrin domain-containing protein translates to MSSFGEMSPVELSKGLNQLKSEHPPLLAQLEGLFKLTKQIEEDSTSENTFEELINKVNEFKAALDPHSEREEGVLFPMMGVYIGTASGPIAVMEYEHDQAKAKIHEFLEKAACTQTDEEKKKSAELVKNAYYILTEHFAKEENVLFPMAEHMLSDDEKEELYQKIQEIK
- a CDS encoding MFS transporter produces the protein MGQPATVSAKTTKTADTTMFNILFIIGLCHLLNDAIQAVVPAMFPILEKSMGLSFTQLGIIAFSLNMVSSVLQPVVGFVTDKRPMPFALPIGLTLTLGGVLGMAFAPSFGMIVLSVIFIGLGSAIFHPEGSRVAFMAAGKRRGLAQSIYQVGGNTGQALAPLITALILVPLGQQGASWFSLVAALAVLLLIYIANWYKQRLVENLPIIKKKNSMSSKKAGLSKKVKQSLFLILLLIFARSWYISGMTNFYAFFAIEEYSLTIKESQLFLFAFLIAGAFGTFFGGPLADRFGKKKLISVSMLLTIPFSILIPFVPSFIAFIFLMLTGFILMTNFSVTVVFAQELVPGKIGTMSGLTVGLAFGMGAIGSVGLGYLADLFSMSAMVSSIGFLPLLGLLAFLLPSDQMVQKWNQEN
- a CDS encoding phosphotransferase, encoding MEKSVEILFTETILKGFLKVFELQTEVKKLGDFENYVFEVNSSDKPVILRITHISHRSKDEILAELEWMNYLNKQNINCPEAFPSSNNQLIETLPAGDGSCFFACLFSKVPGYPVKIKSSEFNDQLFHAWGEAIGQMHAVTKNYQPSKERKLRPTWVDEELLDIEIYVPNENEIIKNTKLLINKLKSLPVKKDNFGLIHSDVHSGNFFYDGESVHVFDFDDCSYHWFASDIAIPLYYSIMYGYQDASEREREQFATNFLAHFIKGYEQHNTLPKCWKEQLPLFFMLRDVTLYSVLHKKISPEERDDTINKMLEALKSRIIKKEPIVNLC
- a CDS encoding MarR family transcriptional regulator, with amino-acid sequence MENDTVSQSLKLFIVLSRAYKAINEHVNKVIQASGLNPTEFAVLELLYHKGDQPMQQIGGKILLASGSITYVVDKLEQKGLLIRIACPNDRRVTFAQITEKGKDFIQEIFPEHAQQIHSLMSSLTDSEKLEAIELLKKLGLPAGKF
- a CDS encoding M3 family oligoendopeptidase, coding for MRFEEYTYIRPNLESITGRFEGAIEKFKNANSVEEQSLAMNEVNEIRNDIGTMFNLCYIRHSVDTNDEFYKTEQDYMDEMQPEIEGLVTKYYQELVQSKFRAELEAKLGKQLFALAEGQLKTFKPEIVPLLQKENRLSTQYTKLIASAKIIFEGEERTLAQLEPFTESTDREMRKRANEAKFGFLAEHEEELDRIYDDLVKIRTEIAHALGYKNFVELGYYRMMRTDYNSEMVANFRQQVKDFIVPIATSLKARQQERIGVEKLRYFDEGFKYQTGNAVPKGNPEWIIENGQKMYEDLSKETGEFFQFMQDNNLMDLVAKKGKAGGGYCTFIENYKAPFIFSNFNGTSGDIDVLTHEAGHAFQVYSSRNFEIPEYYWPTYEACEIHSMSMEFFTWPWMELFFEEDTDKYKFSHLSDALLFLPYGVSVDEFQHWVYENWEASPKERKQQWREIEKKYLPHKEYDGNTYLENGGFWQRQGHIFNSPFYYIDYTLAQICAFQFWKRSRENQKEAWIDYVNLCKLGGSMSFTRLVKEANLISPFEDGCVQSVVGEIETWLNSIEDQKL
- a CDS encoding ATP-dependent Clp protease ATP-binding subunit, yielding MLCQLCKEDQATVQLNLNINGAHSDLKLCHECYAANKNKISTGLTPKMNSFPGFPLEDLFLNMNPNEKIQPKRKQQASQRNVGGFIDQFGRNLTHMAKAGLIDPVVGRDGEVKRIIEILNRRNKNNPVLIGEPGVGKTAIAEGLAMKIVDGQVPAKLKNKEVYLLDVASLVANTGIRGQFEDRMKQLIAELQERKNIILFIDEIHLLVGAGSAEGSMDAGNILKPALARGELQLVGATTLKEYRQIEKDAALERRFQPVQVAEPTPKAAIEILKGIKKKYEDFHEVTYSDAALKACVQLSQRYIQDRFLPDKAIDLLDEAGSKLNLTSDGISMDQIENRLKELAVQKDMALKNENYELAAALRDEEAKLEKSLNETSEISRPVIEVSHIQEIIEQKTGIPVGKLQEDEQQKLKHLEENLNTKVIGQKKVVEKVTKAIRRSRAGLKSKNRPIGSFLFVGPTGVGKTEFSKSLAEELFGSTEAMIRLDMSEYMEKHSISKLIGSPPGYVGHDEAGQLTEKVRRNPYNIILLDEIEKAHPDVQHMFLQILEDGRLTDSQGRTVSFKDSVIIMTSNAGVGHKTIHVGFGTNDAIEEASILDSLGSFFKPEFLNRFDSIIEFNSLDKEHIMQIVDLMINDLKETLKEQNIEFTITLEAKEKLAELGYHPAFGARPLRRVIQEHIEDNIADFILDQPEADNLSATIEDGRLIVTAGNIKVC